In the Leguminivora glycinivorella isolate SPB_JAAS2020 chromosome 14, LegGlyc_1.1, whole genome shotgun sequence genome, one interval contains:
- the LOC125233673 gene encoding 60S ribosomal protein L29, whose product MAKSKNHTNHNQNRKAHRNGIKKPKKFRHESTLGMDTKFLRNQRFCLKGNLKPAKQIARAAEKKATREAKAKK is encoded by the exons ATGGCGAAGTCAAAGAACCACACAAATCATAACCAAA ACCGCAAGGCCCACAGGAATGGGATCAAGAAGCCTAAGAAGTTCAGGCACGAATCTACCCttggt ATGGACACCAAATTCCTGAGGAACCAGAGGTTCTGCCTGAAGGGCAACCTGAAGCCCGCCAAGCAGATCGCGAGGGCGGCCGAGAAGAAGGCCACGAGGGAAGCCAAGGCCAAGAAATGA
- the LOC125233217 gene encoding gem-associated protein 6-like: MNEDQQNSVPNFDSIKDVPEKLLSYVDKFVKVQVIKNRCFMGFLHSIDPISLSVILLVPHEGSYRTTVIPGHAIEDMQEETPSDNIKLPTRKSVTVPTESDTPQRKAQLIAWFKKNLLSITETGDNLTIGNVSVLPPYSAKDICAENPVVFMQIRKLVESMPPNFQA; encoded by the exons atgaatgaagaTCAGCAGAATTCAGTACCAAACTTCGATTCAATAAAAGACGTTCCAGAAAAGTTACTTTCATACGTCGATAAGTTTGTCAAAGTCCAGGTTATAAAGAACAGGTGTTTTATGGGCTTTCTACATTCTATTGACCCTATTAGTCTCAG TGTCATTCTGTTAGTACCACATGAAGGAAGTTACCGAACCACTGTTATACCTGGGCATGCCATAGAAGATATGCAAGAGGAAACACCAAGTGACAATATCAAGCTACCTACTAGGAAATCTGTAACAGTTCCAACAGAATCTGACACGCCTCAGAGAAAAGCTCAGCTAATAGCCTGGTTTAAAAAGAATCTGTTATCTATAACAGAAACGGGAGATAATTTGACTATAGGAAATGTTAGTGTGCTCCCGCCATACAGTGCAAAAGATATTTGTGCTGAAAATCCAGTGGTTTTTATGCAGATTAGGAAACTTGTGGAATCTATGCCTCCTAACTTTCAAGCTTAA